From a region of the Epinephelus fuscoguttatus linkage group LG21, E.fuscoguttatus.final_Chr_v1 genome:
- the tagln3b gene encoding transgelin-3b: protein MANRGPSYGLSREVQEKIEQKYDPDLELRLVDWILAQCGGNLEKPQAGRDNFQKWLMDGTVLCRLINSLYPRGKEPIKKIPETQMAFKQMEKISQFLQAAEAYGVTTTDIFQTVDLWEGKDMAAVQRTLMALGSVAVTKDDGHYRGDRDWFHRKAQGYRREFSQEQLRQGQSLIGLQMGSNRGASQSGMTGYGMHRQIM from the exons ATGGCGAACAGAGGGCCCAGCTATGGACTGAGCCGAGAGGTGCAGGAGAAGATCGAGCAGAAGTACGACCCAGACCTGGAGCTGCGGCTGGTGGACTGGATACTTGCACAGTGTGGAGGGAACCTGGAGAAGCCGCAGGCGGGCAGAGATAACTTCCAGAAATGGCTGATGGATGGAACA GTCCTCTGCAGGCTTATCAACAGCCTGTATCCAAGGGGAAAGGAGCCTATCAAGAAGATCCCAGAGACGCAGATGGCCTTCAAACAAATGGAGAAGATCTCTCAGTTCCTGCAGGCAGCTGAAGCTTACGGAGTCACAACCACTGACATATTTCAAACTGTGGACCTGTGGGAAG GAAAGGACATGGCAGCAGTGCAAAGAACTCTTATGGCTCTGGGGAGTGTGGCTGTCACCAAGGACGATGGTCATTACAGAGGTGACCGAGACTGGTTCCACAG GAAAGCCCAGGGGTATCGGCGAGAGTTCAGCCAGGAGCAGCTCCGCCAAGGCCAGAGTTTGATCGGCCTGCAGATGGGCAGCAACCGCGGGG